One window of the Eschrichtius robustus isolate mEscRob2 chromosome 13, mEscRob2.pri, whole genome shotgun sequence genome contains the following:
- the SCO2 gene encoding protein SCO2 homolog, mitochondrial, with amino-acid sequence MLLLAQAPKAWHRLFQLKPPALPRTPGGEAQHVRYRLLSRQGPAETGRQDQPQGPGLRTRLLITALIGAGLGGVWLAMRAEKEQRQQRRRTEALRQAAVGQGDFSLLDHRGQARCKADFRGKWVLMYFGFTHCPDICPEELEKLVQVVRQLEAEPALPPVQPIFITVDPERDDVAAMARYVQDFHPRLLGLTGSAEQVAQVSRSYRVYYSAGPKDEDQDYIVDHSIAIYLLSPDGLFTDYYGRARSAEQVADSVRRHMAAFRSVLH; translated from the coding sequence ATGCTGTTGCTGGCTCAGGCACCCAAGGCTTGGCACAGGCTCTTTCAGCTCAAGCCTCCAGCCCTCCCTAGGACCCCAGGAGGAGAGGCCCAGCACGTGAGGTACCGGCTCCTATCAAGGCAGGGCCCTGCAGAGACGGGAAGGCAGGACCAGCCCCAGGGCCCTGGGCTACGAACTAGGTTGCTGATCACAGCCTTgattggggctgggctgggcggggTCTGGCTGGCCATGAGGGCCGAGAAGGAGCAGCGGCAGCAGCGACGACGGACAGAGGCCCTGCGCCAGGCTGCCGTGGGCCAGGGTGACTTCAGCCTGCTGGATCACCGGGGCCAGGCTCGCTGCAAAGCCGATTTCCGGGGCAAGTGGGTGCTGATGTACTTCGGCTTCACTCACTGCCCGGACATCTGCCCCGAAGAACTGGAGAAGCTGGTGCAGGTGGTCCGGCAGCTGGAGGCGGAGCCTGCCCTGCCCCCCGTGCAGCCCATCTTCATTACCGTGGACCCCGAGCGGGATGACGTGGCAGCCATGGCCCGCTACGTGCAGGACTTCCACCCCAGGCTGCTGGGCCTGACCGGCTCTGCTGAGCAGGTTGCCCAGGTGAGCCGCAGCTACCGCGTGTACTACAGCGCCGGCCCCAAGGACGAGGACCAGGATTACATCGTGGACCATTCCATCGCCATCTACCTGCTCAGCCCTGACGGCCTCTTCACAGACTACTACGGCAGGGCCAGGTCGGCCGAGCAGGTCGCAGACAGCGTGCGGCGCCACATGGCTGCCTTCCGCAGCGTCCTGCACTGA
- the CIMAP1B gene encoding ciliary microtubule associated protein 1B isoform X2, whose product MGSEVWVGPWRPHRPRGPIAALYSGPGPKYKLPASTGYILHDPSRPRAPAFTFGARLPTQQTSRGPGPGHLVPARMTVRGRDGAPAYSIFGRPRHAAPFLTPGPGRYFPERAGNAAYPSAPRHTIAPRNWGLRAESQTPGPGTYTVPSLLGPRVVGKVSAPIYSIYGRSAVGSFCEDLSKTPGPCAYPVVSPGIYKPRAPQFSMLARTSLPQGNSLNPGPAAYNVDQHRKPRGWSFGIRHSDYLAPMVIDVDD is encoded by the exons ATGGGCTCGGAAGTCTGGGTCGGCCCGTGGCGGCCGCACCGGCCCCGCGGCCCCATCGCAGCGCTCTACAGTGGCCCGGGGCCCAAGTACAAGCTGCCAGCCAGCACCG GTTACATCCTGCACGACCCGTCGCGGCCCCGCGCCCCAGCCTTCACCTTCGGCGCACGCCTCCCCACGCAGCAGACTTCGCGCGGCCCCGGGCCAGGTCACCTGGTGCCCGCTCGCATGACCGTGCGCGGCCGCGACGGCGCCCCCGCCTACTCCATCTTCGGCCGCCCGCGCCACGCAGCGCCCTTCCTCACTCCTGGACCGG GCAGGTACTTCCCGGAGCGAGCGGGGAACGCGGCGTACCCCAGCGCGCCTCGGCACACCATCGCTCCCCGAAACTGGGGCCTCCGTGCGGAGTCGCAGACCCCAG GCCCCGGGACCTACACTGTGCCCTCGCTCCTGGGCCCGCGCGTCGTCGGTAAAGTTTCGGCCCCGATTTACTCCATCTACGGCCGCAGCGCGGTGGGCAGCTTCTGCGAGGACCTCAGTAAG ACCCCCGGGCCCTGCGCCTACCCTGTGGTGAGCCCTGGGATCTACAAGCCCCGGGCCCCCCAGTTCTCGATGCTGGCGCGGACTTCGCTCCCCCAAGGCAACAGCCTGAATCCCGGGCCTGCAGCCTACAACGTGGACCAG CACCGGAAGCCTCGCGGCTGGAGCTTCGGGATCCGGCACTCGGACTACCTGGCCCCGATGGTGATCGACGTGGATGACTGA
- the CIMAP1B gene encoding ciliary microtubule associated protein 1B isoform X3, producing MGSEVWVGPWRPHRPRGPIAALYSGPGPKYKLPASTGRYFPERAGNAAYPSAPRHTIAPRNWGLRAESQTPGPGTYTVPSLLGPRVVGKVSAPIYSIYGRSAVGSFCEDLSKTPGPCAYPVVSPGIYKPRAPQFSMLARTSLPQGNSLNPGPAAYNVDQHRKPRGWSFGIRHSDYLAPMVIDVDD from the exons ATGGGCTCGGAAGTCTGGGTCGGCCCGTGGCGGCCGCACCGGCCCCGCGGCCCCATCGCAGCGCTCTACAGTGGCCCGGGGCCCAAGTACAAGCTGCCAGCCAGCACCG GCAGGTACTTCCCGGAGCGAGCGGGGAACGCGGCGTACCCCAGCGCGCCTCGGCACACCATCGCTCCCCGAAACTGGGGCCTCCGTGCGGAGTCGCAGACCCCAG GCCCCGGGACCTACACTGTGCCCTCGCTCCTGGGCCCGCGCGTCGTCGGTAAAGTTTCGGCCCCGATTTACTCCATCTACGGCCGCAGCGCGGTGGGCAGCTTCTGCGAGGACCTCAGTAAG ACCCCCGGGCCCTGCGCCTACCCTGTGGTGAGCCCTGGGATCTACAAGCCCCGGGCCCCCCAGTTCTCGATGCTGGCGCGGACTTCGCTCCCCCAAGGCAACAGCCTGAATCCCGGGCCTGCAGCCTACAACGTGGACCAG CACCGGAAGCCTCGCGGCTGGAGCTTCGGGATCCGGCACTCGGACTACCTGGCCCCGATGGTGATCGACGTGGATGACTGA
- the CIMAP1B gene encoding ciliary microtubule associated protein 1B isoform X1, which translates to MGSEVWVGPWRPHRPRGPIAALYSGPGPKYKLPASTGYILHDPSRPRAPAFTFGARLPTQQTSRGPGPGHLVPARMTVRGRDGAPAYSIFGRPRHAAPFLTPGPGRYFPERAGNAAYPSAPRHTIAPRNWGLRAESQTPGPGTYTVPSLLGPRVVGKVSAPIYSIYGRSAVGSFCEDLSKTPGPCAYPVVSPGIYKPRAPQFSMLARTSLPQGNSLNPGPAAYNVDQVLCSSASRHRKPRGWSFGIRHSDYLAPMVIDVDD; encoded by the exons ATGGGCTCGGAAGTCTGGGTCGGCCCGTGGCGGCCGCACCGGCCCCGCGGCCCCATCGCAGCGCTCTACAGTGGCCCGGGGCCCAAGTACAAGCTGCCAGCCAGCACCG GTTACATCCTGCACGACCCGTCGCGGCCCCGCGCCCCAGCCTTCACCTTCGGCGCACGCCTCCCCACGCAGCAGACTTCGCGCGGCCCCGGGCCAGGTCACCTGGTGCCCGCTCGCATGACCGTGCGCGGCCGCGACGGCGCCCCCGCCTACTCCATCTTCGGCCGCCCGCGCCACGCAGCGCCCTTCCTCACTCCTGGACCGG GCAGGTACTTCCCGGAGCGAGCGGGGAACGCGGCGTACCCCAGCGCGCCTCGGCACACCATCGCTCCCCGAAACTGGGGCCTCCGTGCGGAGTCGCAGACCCCAG GCCCCGGGACCTACACTGTGCCCTCGCTCCTGGGCCCGCGCGTCGTCGGTAAAGTTTCGGCCCCGATTTACTCCATCTACGGCCGCAGCGCGGTGGGCAGCTTCTGCGAGGACCTCAGTAAG ACCCCCGGGCCCTGCGCCTACCCTGTGGTGAGCCCTGGGATCTACAAGCCCCGGGCCCCCCAGTTCTCGATGCTGGCGCGGACTTCGCTCCCCCAAGGCAACAGCCTGAATCCCGGGCCTGCAGCCTACAACGTGGACCAGGTGCTCTGCAGTTCTGCGTCAAGG CACCGGAAGCCTCGCGGCTGGAGCTTCGGGATCCGGCACTCGGACTACCTGGCCCCGATGGTGATCGACGTGGATGACTGA
- the LOC137775886 gene encoding calcium-binding protein P-like produces MTQGVSEADGPGWGWDGDGDEDWDGAVLTLLALAVVAATALALHWFGSGQDQEAAGPASTAPRPSQVGGPGPALPPKSKVSGGVEGHSSGQGKPYPPGRGQGSPAAAGAQDQEPPRGGGLAATATPPLKTPGEVASGGALGQQRGNATPEAPRGKGREPRRPGAALLGQSKAEGTSVPLLIHFTPRSPGGEVEVQVEAGGVQAKAPAHQALVHMVERDTSPWQQGVASPGSLGRGPGSRRWQVDRSSGERTCRSPRLDPLSLGTVVSVWDSVGAASSLPAGSQGLPFPQELPPSYTLKTRPPMDVSERGRGKSSPQPAPVLALDSGAKATESREAGTLASRESQRSPASMEGWPWSWPGSC; encoded by the exons ATGACCCAGGGCGTCTCGGAGGCTGACGGCCCCGGCTGGGGCTGGGACGGGGATGGGGATGAAGACTGGGATGGCGCCGTGCTGACCCTGCTGGCGCTGGCTGTGGTGGCCGCCACGGCGCTAGCTTTGCACTGGTTTGGCTCTGGGCAGGACCAGGAGGCGGCAGGTCCAGCATCCACAGCCCCTCGACCTTCACAGGTGGGAGGACCTGGGCCAGCCCTGCCCCCGAAATCCAAGGTCAGTGGTGGTGTCGAGGGACACAGCTCAGGGCAGGGGAAGCCATACCCTCCAGGACGTGGCCAGGGGAGTccagctgcagcaggggcccaggATCAGGAGCCCCCGCGAGGTGGAGGTCTGGCTGCTACAGCTACACCTCCACTCAAGACACCTGGTGAGGTGGCCAGCGGAGGGGCCTTGGGACAGCAGCGTGGTAATGCCACTCCAGAAGCCCCCCGAGGAAAAGGAAGGGAGCCTCGCAGGCCAGGTGCTGCCCTCCTGGGTCAGAGCAAAGCAGAGGGGACGTCTGTCCCCCTCCTGATACACTTCACCCCCCGGAGTCCTGGCGGAGAAGTGGAGGTACAGGTAGAAGCAGGAGGCGTCCAAGCCAAGGCACCAGCTCACCAGGCCCTCGTCCACATGGTGGAACGGGACACCAGCCCCTGGCAGCAAGGTGTGGCGTCACCTGGCTCACTGGGCAGGGGCCCAGGCAGCCGCCGGTGGCAGGTGGACCGCAGCTCAGGAGAGAGAACCTGCCGCTCCCCGAGGCTGGACCCCCTGTCCCTGGGCACTGTGGTGAGTGTGTGGGATTCTGTGGGTGCAGCCAGCAGCCTCCCCGCGGGCTCCCAGGGGCTCCCTTTCCCCCAGGAGCTGCCCCCATCGTACACCCTGAAGACTAGGCCCCCGATGGATGTCTCAGAGAGGGGGCGTGGGAAGAGCAGCCCCCAACCAGCCCCAGTCCTAGCTCTGGACTCAGGAGCCAAAGCTACTGAGAGCAGGGAGGCTGGGACCCTGGCCTCCAGGGAGTCTCAGAGGTCCCCAGCCTCCATGGAAGGTTGGCCCTGG AGTTGGCCAGGGTCCTGCTGA
- the LOC137774945 gene encoding kelch domain-containing protein 7B-like, whose translation MVLRSHPFPRPERPQGRVPRAALESPRDPSTSTPSENRESGSSPEEAVPSHEDRRGSAGLVTGGLAEAGAPPQQSSTETNEAPNAGPPSGPRGERIEEKPPDSLPPGAAEPRAPSWPPEQTQPGPAPSPVTRRDSQPVPRPRKRSLCEISQSSEREASPAAPGQRRGQEPGEGPSPAGSGQVLTEKQKEARKLMVFLQRPGGWGGVEGPQKPRSLAAAALQRWLDLGSCLEALAFAQQHRDPGLAQETYAWMSDNLLHVLGDPSLYRQLSGADRERILSLRTSRGQAVLGVLVLPSLYRVSRSGLTRDPRGVEAPALRPAPPPPRTYLHVFHPRENAWRALTQVPREAPLRGCGLCTLHNYLFLAGGIRGSGAEAVCSNEVFCYNPLTNIWSQVRPMQQARAQLKLVALDGLLYAIGGECLYSMERYDPRTDAWTSRAPLPAGTFPVAHEAVACRGDIYVTGGHLFYRLLRYSPAKDAWDECPYSASHRRSSDIVALGGFLYRFDLLRGVGAAVMRYNTVTSSWSRAASLPLPDPAPLRCAVLGNTIYCLNHQVTATFTVSEGTAQFQAKELQPFPQGAKGVLCPFILTLPPVDPLQTAL comes from the coding sequence ATGGTTCTTAGGAGTCACCCCTTCCCCAGGCCAGAGAGGCCCCAAGGGAGAGTCCCAAGGGCAGCTCTGGAGAGCCCCAGAGATCCCAGCACTTCCACACCCTCTGAGAACAGAGAGTCTGGCTCTTCCCCTGAAGAGGCCGTCCCCAGCCATGAGGACAGGCGTGGCTCGGCTGGACTGGTCACAGGGGGCCTGGCTGAGGCTGGAGCTCCGCCACAGCAGAGCAGCACCGAGACCAACGAGGCTCCCAACGCAGGGCCGCCCTCAGGCCCAAGAGGGGAGAGAATTGAGGAGAAACCTCCAGACTCGCTGCCACCTGGAGCTGCAGAACCCAGGGCCCCCTCATGGCCACCGGAGCAGACGCAGCCTGGCCCTGCACCCTCCCCAGTTACAAGGCGGGACTCACAGCCCGTCCCCCGGCCACGGAAACGCAGCTTGTGCGAAATATCCCAGAGCTCTGAGCGTGAGGCCAGCCCAGCGGCCCCAGGGCAGCGCCGAGGACAGGAGCCCGGGGAGGGGCCCAGCCCTGCAGGCAGCGGGCAGGTCCTCACTGAGAAGCAGAAGGAGGCCCGAAAACTCATGGTGTTTCTGCAGAggccggggggctgggggggggtggaggggccCCAGAAGCCCAGATCCTTGGCGGCAGCGGCTCTGCAGCGATGGCTGGACCTGGGTAGCTGCCTGGAGGCACTGGCCTTTGCGCAGCAGCACAGGGACCCCGGCCTGGCCCAGGAGACCTATGCCTGGATGAGTGACAATCTGCTACACGTGCTGGGAGACCCGAGCCTCTACCGGCAGCTGAGTGGGGCTGACCGGGAGCGCATCCTGAGCCTTCGGACCAGCCGGGGCCAGGCGGTGCTGGGGGTCCTCGTGCTGCCCAGCCTCTACCGGGTGAGCCGCTCGGGGCTCACAAGGGACCCTCGTGGGGTGGAGGCTCCTGCGTTGCGGCCCGCGCCCCCGCCTCCCCGCACGTACCTGCACGTGTTCCACCCCCGGGAGAACGCGTGGCGGGCCCTGACCCAGGTGCCCCGGGAGGCCCCGCTCCGGGGCTGCGGTCTCTGCACCCTGCACAACTACCTGTTCCTGGCGGGGGGCATCCGTGGATCCGGTGCCGAGGCCGTCTGCTCCAACGAGGTCTTCTGCTACAACCCTCTGACCAACATCTGGAGCCAGGTGCGGCCCATGCAGCAGGCGCGTGCCCAGCTCAAACTGGTGGCGCTGGACGGGCTGCTGTACGCCATCGGGGGCGAGTGTCTGTACAGCATGGAGCGCTACGACCCGCGCACAGACGCCTGGACCTCCCGTGCGCCCCTCCCTGCAGGCACCTTCCCCGTGGCTCACGAAGCTGTGGCCTGCCGGGGGGACATTTATGTTACCGGCGGCCACCTCTTCTACCGCCTGCTCAGGTACAGCCCCGCGAAGGACGCGTGGGACGAGTGCCCCTACAGTGCCAGCCACCGGCGGTCCAGCGACATTGTGGCTCTGGGGGGCTTCCTGTACCGCTTCGACCTGCTGCGGGGCGTGGGCGCCGCGGTGATGCGGTACAACACCGTGACAAGCTCCTGGAGTCGGGCcgcctccctgcccctgcccgaCCCCGCCCCGCTCCGCTGCGCCGTGCTGGGCAACACCATTTACTGCCTCAACCACCAGGTCACAGCCACCTTCACGGTCTCCGAGGGAACCGCCCAGTTCCAGGCCAAGGAGCTACAGCCTTTTCCCCAGGGGGCCAAAGGGGTCCTCTGCCCATTCATCCTGACGCTGCCCCCCGTGGACCCGCTGCAGACTGCTCTCTGA